One region of Flavobacterium sp. KACC 22763 genomic DNA includes:
- a CDS encoding RagB/SusD family nutrient uptake outer membrane protein, whose protein sequence is MKKIKLLTFISIVFVFCSCDDLIEPAIENNRGLKDMYAEAEYAQGILLNAYTRLPGNSWSFNDVATDDAVTNDINSNYLKVATGQWTANFNPLDQWTNSKSAIQYLNIFLAEADKVKWAKDDNVSVLFRNRLKGEAYGLRALYMYYLLQAHAGVAANGELLGVPVLLEPQTSTSNFNVGRSSFEDCMKQLYADVAKAVELLPLDFEDAATLPPGYDNLADYNRVFGQYARQRMSSRIAQVVRAQAALLAASPAFSSGSTTAWESAAKYAGELLNLNGGIAGIDPNGLNWYNNAAELSSLGGGVNPKEVIWRSDIAESNTLESDNFPPTLFGKGRVNPTQNLVDAFPMANGYPIANPASNYNAANPYANRDPRLQKFILVNQATAGVNNTVITTASDGSTNDALNKVGTSTRTGYYMKKLLRQDVNLNPNAVNNQRHYKPRMRYTELYLIYAEAANEAWGPLASGSAGFSAYDVIQALRKRAGISQPDLYLESIKSDQSAMRNLIRNERRLELCFEGFRFWDLRRWNLNLTSAAEGMKIQGGAYQKITVENRLFQEYMNYGPIPYSEVLKFNALIQNKGW, encoded by the coding sequence ATGAAAAAAATAAAACTATTAACTTTTATATCAATTGTGTTTGTTTTTTGCAGCTGTGATGACTTGATTGAGCCTGCCATAGAAAATAACAGGGGATTGAAAGATATGTACGCGGAAGCAGAATATGCTCAGGGAATTCTTTTAAATGCTTATACTAGACTTCCCGGAAATTCTTGGTCCTTTAACGATGTGGCGACAGATGACGCCGTTACCAACGATATCAATAGCAACTATCTTAAAGTGGCAACAGGACAGTGGACTGCCAATTTTAATCCATTAGACCAATGGACAAATTCAAAAAGCGCTATTCAATATCTAAACATATTTCTTGCGGAAGCCGATAAGGTAAAATGGGCAAAGGATGATAATGTAAGCGTATTGTTTAGAAATCGGCTAAAAGGCGAAGCTTACGGTCTGCGTGCACTTTATATGTACTACTTATTGCAGGCACATGCAGGTGTTGCAGCAAATGGTGAGTTATTGGGAGTTCCGGTTTTATTAGAGCCTCAAACTTCAACTTCAAACTTCAATGTTGGCCGCAGCTCATTTGAGGATTGCATGAAACAATTGTACGCTGACGTTGCAAAGGCTGTTGAATTGCTTCCGTTAGATTTTGAAGATGCTGCAACTCTGCCTCCTGGGTATGATAATTTAGCAGATTATAATCGTGTTTTTGGGCAGTACGCTAGACAAAGAATGTCTTCTAGAATTGCACAAGTGGTAAGAGCTCAAGCGGCTTTATTGGCAGCGAGTCCAGCATTTAGTTCTGGAAGCACTACTGCTTGGGAAAGCGCAGCTAAATATGCAGGGGAATTATTAAATCTGAATGGCGGCATTGCAGGTATCGATCCGAACGGTTTAAACTGGTACAATAATGCGGCTGAATTGAGCAGTTTAGGTGGAGGAGTAAATCCTAAAGAAGTAATCTGGAGATCGGATATTGCAGAAAGCAACACTTTAGAAAGCGATAATTTTCCGCCGACACTTTTTGGAAAAGGGCGTGTTAATCCAACTCAAAATTTAGTGGATGCTTTTCCTATGGCGAATGGATATCCTATTGCAAATCCGGCCAGCAATTATAATGCTGCCAATCCGTATGCCAATCGTGATCCGCGTTTGCAGAAATTTATTTTAGTCAATCAGGCTACAGCGGGTGTAAACAATACTGTTATTACTACAGCAAGCGACGGAAGCACAAATGACGCGCTGAACAAAGTAGGTACATCGACGCGAACAGGCTATTATATGAAAAAATTATTGCGTCAGGATGTTAACTTAAATCCAAATGCAGTCAATAATCAAAGACACTATAAGCCTCGCATGAGATATACAGAGCTGTATTTGATTTACGCTGAAGCGGCAAATGAGGCATGGGGGCCATTGGCTAGTGGTTCTGCAGGATTTTCGGCTTACGACGTAATTCAGGCACTAAGAAAAAGAGCAGGAATAAGCCAGCCCGATTTGTATTTGGAATCTATTAAATCAGACCAGTCTGCGATGCGTAATTTGATTAGAAACGAGCGCCGATTGGAATTATGTTTTGAAGGTTTTAGATTTTGGGATTTGCGCAGATGGAATTTAAACTTAACCAGCGCAGCAGAAGGAATGAAAATTCAAGGAGGTGCCTATCAAAAAATTACTGTGGAAAATAGACTTTTTCAAGAGTATATGAATTATGGTCCGATACCATATTCTGAAGTTCTTAAGTTTAACGCTCTCATTCAGAACAAAGGATGGTAG